The following proteins come from a genomic window of Sinorhizobium fredii NGR234:
- a CDS encoding Gfo/Idh/MocA family protein, producing the protein MTALPRQTLRIGFVGTGFIARFHLQSLIGVRNVEVTGVYSRKAENRERFAEAVRELELGICRPHGSLDHLLSAGDVDAIWILSPNYTRLEVMRTLHAEIKAGRSQVFAVACEKPLARTVAEAREMLHLAQDAGLNHGYLENQVFCTPVLRGKEIIWRRAALTTGRPYLARAAEEHSGPHEPWFWQGDKQGGGVLSDMMCHSVEVARHLLTAPGAARNSLKVKAVNGTVANLKWTRPAYADQLRQRYGNEVDYRNRPSEDFARATVTLEDEEGRELMIEATTSWAYVGAGLRIQLELLGPEYALEYNSLGTGLKIFLSRAVKGSEGEDLVEKQNAEQGLMPVLEDETGVYGYTDENRHMVECFRKGVKPLETFEDGLAVVEILMGLYRSAEIGATLHFPAPELETYVPLVARTGV; encoded by the coding sequence ATGACTGCACTGCCAAGGCAGACCCTGCGCATCGGATTTGTCGGAACCGGCTTCATCGCCCGCTTCCATCTGCAATCCTTGATCGGTGTACGCAATGTGGAGGTGACCGGCGTCTATAGCCGCAAGGCGGAGAACCGCGAGCGCTTCGCCGAAGCGGTGAGGGAACTCGAACTCGGCATCTGCCGTCCTCATGGCAGCCTCGACCACCTTCTCTCGGCCGGCGACGTCGACGCGATCTGGATCCTGTCGCCGAACTATACCCGGCTCGAAGTGATGCGGACGCTGCATGCGGAGATCAAGGCGGGCCGCAGCCAGGTCTTCGCCGTCGCCTGTGAAAAACCGCTGGCGCGCACCGTCGCCGAAGCCCGCGAGATGCTGCATCTGGCGCAAGACGCAGGCCTCAACCACGGCTATCTCGAAAACCAGGTCTTCTGCACGCCGGTACTTCGCGGCAAGGAGATCATCTGGCGTCGCGCCGCCTTGACGACGGGTAGGCCCTATCTGGCCCGCGCCGCCGAAGAGCATTCCGGCCCGCACGAACCGTGGTTCTGGCAGGGCGACAAGCAGGGCGGCGGCGTGCTCTCCGACATGATGTGCCACAGCGTCGAGGTGGCGCGCCATCTGCTGACGGCGCCAGGTGCTGCGCGCAATTCCCTAAAAGTCAAGGCGGTGAACGGCACGGTGGCGAACCTCAAATGGACCCGTCCGGCCTATGCCGACCAGCTGCGGCAGCGATACGGAAACGAGGTGGACTACCGCAATCGGCCCTCGGAGGATTTCGCCCGCGCCACCGTGACGCTAGAGGACGAGGAGGGCCGTGAGCTGATGATCGAGGCGACGACCTCCTGGGCCTATGTCGGCGCCGGCTTACGGATCCAGCTCGAGCTTCTCGGCCCTGAATATGCGCTGGAATACAATTCGCTCGGCACCGGGCTGAAGATCTTCCTGTCGCGGGCGGTCAAGGGTTCCGAGGGCGAGGATCTGGTCGAAAAGCAGAATGCCGAACAGGGACTGATGCCGGTGCTCGAGGACGAGACCGGCGTCTATGGCTACACGGACGAAAACCGGCACATGGTCGAGTGCTTCAGGAAGGGCGTGAAACCGCTCGAGACCTTCGAGGACGGACTCGCAGTGGTCGAGATCCTGATGGGTCTCTACCGTTCGGCCGAAATCGGCGCGACGCTCCATTTCCCGGCGCCTGAGCTCGAGACCTACGTGCCGCTGGTGGCGCGAACCGGCGTGTAG
- a CDS encoding 3-hydroxyacyl-CoA dehydrogenase, whose amino-acid sequence MLILDKVFLVTGGGSGLGAAVARMFVADGAHVIIADVNVDAGTAIAAELGARARFVRTDVTSEADGAAAVQAALDSFGHLHGLINCAGIAPGEKVLGRDGPHRLDSFSRAIGINLIGTFNMIRLAAAAIAREEPDLEGGRGVIVNTASVAAFDGQIGQAAYAAAKGGVVAMTLPIARELARSGIRVVSIAPGIFETPMMAGMPQEVQDSLGKSVPFPPRLGRPGEYAALVRHICENDMLNGEVIRLDGALRMGAR is encoded by the coding sequence ATGCTGATCCTCGACAAGGTATTTCTGGTCACCGGCGGCGGGTCCGGGCTCGGCGCGGCCGTCGCTCGGATGTTCGTCGCCGACGGTGCCCATGTGATCATCGCCGACGTCAATGTCGATGCAGGGACGGCGATTGCCGCCGAACTCGGCGCGCGTGCCCGTTTCGTGCGGACCGATGTGACGAGCGAGGCGGACGGCGCCGCCGCGGTGCAGGCGGCGCTCGACAGCTTCGGGCATCTCCACGGGCTCATAAACTGCGCCGGCATCGCGCCCGGCGAGAAGGTGCTCGGGCGCGACGGTCCGCACCGCCTCGACAGTTTTAGCCGTGCGATCGGCATCAACCTCATCGGAACTTTCAACATGATCCGGCTTGCCGCTGCGGCGATCGCCCGGGAGGAGCCGGATCTGGAAGGCGGCCGTGGCGTGATCGTCAACACCGCCTCGGTCGCCGCCTTTGACGGGCAGATCGGCCAGGCGGCCTATGCGGCCGCGAAGGGCGGCGTCGTGGCGATGACGCTGCCGATCGCGCGCGAACTCGCCCGCTCCGGCATCCGCGTCGTCTCGATCGCGCCCGGCATTTTCGAAACGCCGATGATGGCCGGCATGCCGCAGGAGGTGCAGGATTCGCTCGGCAAGAGCGTGCCCTTCCCGCCGCGCCTCGGCCGGCCGGGCGAATATGCCGCGCTGGTGCGGCATATCTGCGAGAACGACATGCTGAACGGCGAGGTCATCCGCCTCGACGGAGCGCTGAGGATGGGCGCGCGGTAG
- a CDS encoding type II toxin-antitoxin system VapC family toxin: MIILDTNVLSDLLAPAPSVSVEAWLAGQPPAVIFTTTVTEAEILYGVRLMPDGRPRRELEAAIALIFREDLSGRVLAFDSDAADAYASIATRRRKSGRPISQFDAQIAAIALSRGAALATRNVVDFADTGVVIVNPWDHRP, translated from the coding sequence TTGATTATCCTCGACACCAACGTTCTCTCGGACCTGCTGGCACCCGCTCCGTCAGTTTCAGTCGAGGCGTGGCTTGCCGGGCAGCCGCCGGCGGTGATCTTTACGACAACCGTCACCGAGGCAGAAATCCTCTACGGCGTGCGACTTATGCCCGACGGTCGCCCGCGGCGGGAGCTGGAAGCGGCGATCGCTCTCATCTTCCGCGAGGACCTTTCCGGACGCGTTCTGGCATTCGACAGCGACGCCGCCGACGCTTACGCTTCCATTGCCACCCGGCGGCGCAAGAGCGGCCGCCCCATCAGCCAGTTCGACGCCCAGATTGCCGCGATCGCCCTCTCCCGCGGCGCTGCGCTGGCGACCCGTAACGTCGTCGACTTCGCCGACACCGGCGTCGTGATCGTCAATCCCTGGGATCATCGGCCATAG
- a CDS encoding FitA-like ribbon-helix-helix domain-containing protein, which produces MASMTIRNLDDALKQRLRVRAAAHGRSMEDEARDILRAALSTGEGRPRNLAAAIRDRIAPLGGVALELPAREPIREAPDFSA; this is translated from the coding sequence ATGGCGAGTATGACGATCCGCAATCTTGATGACGCGCTGAAGCAACGCTTGCGCGTTCGCGCCGCCGCGCACGGGCGATCGATGGAGGACGAGGCACGCGATATCTTGCGCGCCGCACTGTCGACCGGCGAAGGGCGGCCGCGCAATCTTGCCGCGGCGATCAGAGATCGCATTGCGCCGCTTGGGGGCGTCGCGCTTGAGCTTCCCGCTCGCGAACCAATTCGCGAAGCCCCGGATTTCTCGGCTTGA
- a CDS encoding bifunctional helix-turn-helix transcriptional regulator/GNAT family N-acetyltransferase, which produces MQVDRSAVVGEIRRFNRFYTRTIGLLDETLTESAFTLTEARVLFELGHRESPAASEIATELRLDPAYLARILRRFAANGLAKARADGADRRRRILSLTEKGRSALAELQAAADEDVARLVDDLSDEKLRELDIALRRTMELLRRSPMETPVITLRPHRIGDIGWVVQRQAVLYAEEYGWDITYEALAAEIGAAFLRNFREGRDFCWVAERDGTPVGAVFLVWEDDETARLRLLHVETEARGLGIGKRLVDACIDQARVSGYRRVVLWTNDVLVAARTLYERAGFRLIGEEGHHSFGKDLVGQTWELAL; this is translated from the coding sequence ATGCAGGTCGATCGGAGCGCGGTTGTCGGCGAAATCAGACGGTTCAACCGTTTCTACACGCGCACCATCGGCCTTCTCGACGAGACGCTGACTGAAAGCGCCTTCACGCTCACCGAGGCGCGTGTTCTCTTCGAACTCGGCCATCGCGAGAGTCCCGCAGCATCGGAAATCGCGACGGAACTGCGCCTCGACCCGGCCTATCTCGCGCGCATCCTGCGCAGATTCGCCGCCAACGGGCTCGCCAAGGCGCGCGCCGACGGCGCCGATCGACGGCGCCGGATATTGTCGCTCACCGAAAAGGGCCGGTCGGCACTGGCAGAGCTTCAGGCGGCGGCCGACGAGGACGTCGCGCGACTTGTCGATGATCTTTCCGATGAGAAACTCCGAGAACTCGACATCGCCCTCCGCAGGACGATGGAACTGTTGCGCCGGTCTCCCATGGAAACGCCGGTCATAACACTACGACCCCATCGTATCGGTGATATCGGCTGGGTCGTTCAACGCCAGGCGGTGCTCTATGCCGAGGAATATGGCTGGGACATCACTTACGAGGCCCTGGCGGCGGAGATCGGCGCCGCCTTCCTTCGCAATTTTCGGGAGGGTCGCGACTTCTGCTGGGTTGCCGAACGCGACGGGACCCCGGTCGGCGCAGTGTTCCTCGTATGGGAGGACGACGAGACGGCGAGGTTGCGCCTGCTCCATGTCGAGACGGAAGCGCGCGGCCTTGGCATCGGCAAGCGACTTGTCGACGCCTGCATCGACCAGGCGCGTGTCTCAGGGTACCGACGCGTGGTCCTTTGGACGAACGATGTCCTCGTCGCGGCCCGGACGCTTTATGAGCGCGCCGGCTTCCGGCTCATCGGCGAGGAAGGGCACCACAGCTTCGGCAAGGACCTTGTCGGCCAGACGTGGGAACTGGCGCTCTAG